One Triticum dicoccoides isolate Atlit2015 ecotype Zavitan chromosome 5B, WEW_v2.0, whole genome shotgun sequence genomic window carries:
- the LOC119306761 gene encoding pectate lyase 1-like yields MAPKESLVSATLLFLLLRVATANQNVIDRCWRGQTNWANDRQRLAMCSVGFAGKMSHEVTAYTVTDPSDDPVRPRPGTLRYGATLLPGKVWITFQPGNMHIRLAQPLFVKSFTAIDGRGADVHVAGGAGIVLYKVSNVVIHGLHVHDVRAQAPGQVVRPGGAVQNVDAGDGDAIRLLSSSKVWIDHNTLSRCEDGLLDVTRGSTDVTVSNNWFHDHDKVMLLGHDDQHVADRRMRVTVAFNRFGPNVNQRMPRIRHGYAHVVNNLYDGWRAYAIGGSMEPTVKSQGNLFIASTTDSPNVTRRMPVGDAAGEDSHWHSTGDSFENGAVFKQTGNRVRPNYNGHQAFPAASSSEVRSLTKDAGALRCSAGAAC; encoded by the exons ATGGCACCCAAGGAATCACTCGTGTCCGCCaccctcctcttccttctcctccgAGTTGCCACCGCGAACCAGAACGTCATCGACCGCTGCTGGCGCGGCCAGACCAACTGGGCCAACGACCGGCAGCGGCTCGCCATGTGCTCCGTCGGCTTCGCCGGGAAGATGAGCCACGAGGTGACCGCGTACACGGTCACCGACCCGAGCGACGACCCCGTGCGGCCCCGGCCCGGCACGCTGCGGTACGGCGCGACGCTGCTGCCGGGGAAGGTCTGGATCACCTTCCAGCCGGGCAACATGCACATCAGGCTGGCGCAGCCGCTCTTCGTCAAGAGCTTCACCGCGATCGACGGCCGGGGCGCCGACGTGCACGTCGCCGGGGGCGCCGGCATCGTGCTCTACAAGGTGAGCAACGTGGTCATCCACGGGCTCCACGTGCACGACGTGCGCGCGCAGGCCCCGGGACAGGTCGTCCGGCCCGGCGGCGCCGTGCAGAACGTGGacgccggcgacggcgacgccATCCGGCTGCTGTCCAGCTCCAAGGTGTGGATCGACCACAACACGCTGTCGCGctgcgaggacggcctcctcgacgTGACGCGCGGCTCCACGGACGTGACCGTTTCCAACAACTGGTTCCACGACCACGACAAGGTCATGCTGCTGGGCCACGACGACCAGCACGTCGCCGACCGCCGGATGCGGGTCACCGTGGCGTTCAACCGCTTCGGGCCCAACGTGAACCAGCGCATGCCGAGGATACGGCACGGCTACGCCCACGTCGTCAACAACTTGTACGACGGGTGGAGGGCATACGCCATCGGAGGAAGCATGGAGCCGACTGTCAAGAGCCAGGGCAACCTGTTCATCGCCTCCACAACGGACAGCCCCAAC GTGACGAGAAGGATGCCGGTCGGAGATGCAGCCGGAGAGGACTCGCATTGGCACTCCACCGGAGACTCGTTTGAGAACGGCGCCGTCTTCAAGCAGACGGGCAACAGGGTGCGGCCGAATTACAACGGGCATCAGGCGTTCCCGGCGGCGAGCTCCAGCGAGGTGAGATCGCTGACCAAGGACGCCGGTGCTCTGAGGTGCTCCGCCGGGGCCGCGTGCTGA